In Acaryochloris marina S15, a single genomic region encodes these proteins:
- a CDS encoding HigA family addiction module antitoxin translates to MSKPTNRMRPVHPREILREDYLIPLNMSGNALALALNVPATRIHEIVKERRSVTADTAERLARYFGGDAASWLNLQAMYDLKTLPTRDEIIRRVKPRSVKQSA, encoded by the coding sequence ATGAGCAAACCAACTAATCGTATGCGCCCCGTTCATCCAAGAGAAATTCTTAGGGAAGATTATCTTATCCCTCTCAATATGAGCGGCAATGCATTGGCTTTAGCCCTGAATGTTCCAGCGACTCGGATCCACGAAATTGTGAAAGAGCGTCGTTCCGTTACTGCTGATACAGCTGAGCGCCTCGCTCGCTACTTTGGCGGAGATGCAGCCTCCTGGCTAAATCTTCAAGCGATGTATGATCTCAAAACACTACCAACACGAGATGAAATTATTAGGCGAGTTAAACCTCGATCAGTGAAGCAATCAGCTTAA
- a CDS encoding STAS domain-containing protein: MSYKIIQPISLTDGIGLNQLRNEVNTVLDGGVSTILLDLQDVTFINSSAIGALVAMHKAVHGKSGTLSLCSMRKQVSLVLKLSRMDQIFEIFADQQAFQQKQETPVI; this comes from the coding sequence ATGAGCTATAAAATTATCCAACCCATTAGCCTGACAGACGGGATTGGTCTTAACCAATTACGCAATGAAGTTAACACTGTGTTAGACGGAGGAGTATCCACGATCCTTTTAGATCTACAAGATGTCACCTTTATCAATAGTTCGGCAATTGGTGCCTTAGTCGCGATGCATAAAGCAGTGCACGGTAAAAGTGGCACTCTATCTTTATGTTCCATGAGAAAACAGGTTAGTCTTGTCCTTAAATTATCTAGAATGGACCAAATTTTTGAGATTTTTGCAGATCAGCAAGCATTTCAGCAAAAACAGGAGACTCCTGTTATTTAG
- a CDS encoding NFACT family protein, translated as MQQVDFTTLTAACCELRSQWLPARIEQVVQQDRFTVYIGLRTLDQRGWLALSWHPQAARICMGTPPPKGADTFTFSQQLRHQLNGLALIAIEPIAAWERVIDLQIGQRPQAPVDWHVYVEIMGKYSNVILTNAENRIVTAAHQVSAQQSSVRPIQTGDLYQPPPHLTDPIPTLSESFEHWQRQVGLVPGPLKRNLLKTYRGLSSALVLSMLSTVALKPDLSTEQLQEADWQRLFQAWQDWLSALENQSFTPGWCRGESLSYTVLGWDITHPATDTQILLDEYYSQQLGEQVFKQLRHQLQQKVKGHLKKLNTKAKTFQDQLKASDTAEAYRERADLLMAHLHEWQLGMKTLTLKDFESGEPRTLTLNPEKNAVQNAQAWYKRHQKLKRSRAQVQPLLEEVLSEVAYLDQVEASIQQLEQFEDAADLLTLHDIRDELILQNYFPKLEYRKDAPPEIPFYQYQSPSGWELLIGRNNRQNDLLTFRTATTYDLWFHTQEIPGSHVLLRLEAGAVPEPGDMQFAANMAAYYSRARQSHQVPVIYTESKNVYKPKGAKPGMVIYKHEQVIWGQPQSVKDRVHAPSPG; from the coding sequence GTGCAACAGGTTGACTTTACGACATTAACAGCGGCGTGCTGCGAGTTGCGATCGCAATGGCTACCCGCACGCATCGAACAGGTGGTTCAGCAAGATCGGTTCACGGTCTATATTGGCCTGCGTACCCTCGATCAGCGGGGGTGGCTGGCCCTCAGTTGGCATCCCCAAGCTGCCCGAATTTGTATGGGAACACCCCCACCCAAAGGAGCAGATACCTTTACCTTTAGCCAACAGCTACGCCATCAGCTTAATGGCCTTGCTTTGATTGCCATTGAACCGATTGCCGCTTGGGAACGGGTGATTGACCTGCAGATTGGACAGCGCCCTCAAGCCCCCGTTGATTGGCATGTCTATGTAGAAATCATGGGCAAGTACAGCAATGTCATATTGACCAATGCGGAAAATCGAATTGTCACGGCAGCCCACCAAGTTAGCGCTCAACAGTCCAGTGTTCGCCCTATTCAAACCGGAGACCTCTACCAACCCCCACCTCACCTCACCGACCCCATTCCGACCTTGTCAGAATCCTTTGAACATTGGCAACGGCAAGTAGGCCTAGTGCCGGGTCCCCTCAAACGGAATTTACTCAAAACCTATCGAGGTTTGAGTTCGGCTTTGGTGTTGTCCATGCTTTCTACCGTTGCTCTGAAACCCGATCTCTCTACAGAACAGCTACAAGAAGCAGATTGGCAACGGCTATTTCAAGCTTGGCAGGATTGGCTGTCGGCTTTAGAGAACCAATCTTTTACCCCTGGATGGTGTCGAGGCGAGTCTCTGAGTTATACGGTATTGGGGTGGGATATCACGCATCCTGCTACCGATACTCAAATCCTGCTGGATGAGTATTACAGTCAGCAGTTAGGCGAGCAGGTCTTTAAACAACTTCGGCATCAGCTGCAGCAAAAGGTCAAAGGCCATCTCAAGAAACTCAACACGAAAGCTAAAACCTTTCAGGATCAGTTGAAGGCTTCAGACACGGCTGAAGCCTATCGAGAACGGGCTGACTTACTGATGGCCCATTTGCATGAATGGCAGTTGGGAATGAAAACCCTAACTTTGAAGGATTTTGAATCCGGTGAACCTCGAACGCTGACCCTCAATCCAGAAAAAAACGCAGTCCAAAATGCCCAAGCTTGGTACAAACGCCATCAAAAACTGAAACGCTCTCGTGCCCAAGTGCAGCCTTTGCTAGAAGAGGTGCTGTCAGAGGTTGCCTATTTAGATCAAGTGGAAGCCAGTATCCAGCAGTTAGAGCAATTTGAAGATGCTGCGGATTTGTTAACGCTACACGATATTCGAGATGAACTGATCTTACAAAACTATTTCCCGAAGCTGGAGTATCGCAAAGATGCCCCACCTGAAATTCCGTTTTACCAATATCAATCTCCTTCGGGATGGGAGCTACTGATTGGTCGCAATAATCGTCAGAATGACCTGCTCACGTTTCGGACAGCCACTACCTACGATCTGTGGTTTCATACCCAAGAAATTCCGGGTAGCCATGTGCTCTTGAGATTAGAAGCAGGAGCTGTTCCTGAACCAGGAGATATGCAGTTTGCTGCCAATATGGCGGCCTACTATAGTCGGGCTCGACAAAGCCACCAGGTTCCTGTCATTTATACCGAATCCAAAAATGTGTATAAGCCTAAAGGGGCCAAGCCAGGGATGGTGATTTATAAGCATGAGCAAGTAATTTGGGGCCAGCCCCAATCTGTGAAAGATCGGGTTCATGCTCCTAGCCCAGGTTAG
- the remA gene encoding extracellular matrix/biofilm regulator RemA, translating to MDIKLINIGFGNIVSGNRVISIVSPESAPIKRIISEARDRAQLIDATYGRRTRAVIVTDSGHVVLSAIQPETVAHRFMSNKDTTKDSDK from the coding sequence ATGGACATCAAGTTAATCAATATAGGCTTTGGCAATATTGTCTCTGGAAATCGAGTGATTTCCATAGTCAGTCCAGAGTCTGCACCCATTAAGCGTATCATCAGCGAAGCTAGGGATCGGGCCCAGTTGATCGATGCTACCTATGGGCGGCGCACACGCGCAGTAATCGTAACCGATTCAGGCCATGTTGTCCTGTCTGCAATTCAGCCAGAAACGGTGGCTCATCGTTTTATGTCCAATAAGGACACGACTAAGGATTCAGATAAGTAG